Proteins from one Haliaeetus albicilla chromosome 4, bHalAlb1.1, whole genome shotgun sequence genomic window:
- the LOC104325062 gene encoding aryl hydrocarbon receptor-like isoform X1: MYAGRKRRKPVPRAVRPGPAEGGTSNPSKRHRERLNWELERLAGLLPFPEEVVAGLDKLSVLRLSAGYLRAKSFFSVALKNHGAKEAERDEDCDNGPALDSAAVPEGELLLQALNGFVLVVTSEGLIFYSSHTIQDYLGFHQTDVMHQSVFELIHTEDQQEFRRNLHWALNPPHAPEGEPSPEVGKSLSPSAVAYKPDQLPPENSSFLERSFVCRFRCLLDNSSGFLALNLQGRLKFLHGQNKRSEDGSALPPQLALFAISTPLQPPSILQIRTKNMIFRTKHKLDFTPLACDAKGKIVLGYTEAELRMCGTGYQFVHAADMLYCAENHVRMMKTGESGLTVFRLLTKENRWKWVQANARLVYKNGKPEYIIVTQRPLVDEEGGEHLRKRSMHLPFTFATGEALLYQSAYPLPGFPDPFQSKGKTSKSKKISHSHGVRSQKNGIDPSSLLGAVMRQDKAVYASHPVPAPNHSFSSSFVDQLKDVSLLDAGRDAWSMGAAPVSSRGDQLKEELVDLQQEDPLLATLDSLSIKSDESCSNNELFSALEGLGLNAEDLELLLLDEKMVLVNMDPDHNQFLNNCLTSNKILSYIHTTLMNKHEGGQQVCPLPGTSPSPCGDTTTCQDHADYEDSQYLPQHMVQPSVAPGQLPAPLWEQPLHAVPGQPTLLLPEPAKEEELSDGSQWRPAGEEGLLHFLQPARGTPWDKAPGLRPGAPGPQVPPRAQQLEGDFPAMRPTQEDARLSFSLPSQCQGCVGPPSQPKHRHLLVNGLCGHSPDSAPHVLPSSSSSPWQDYVSPLLGSPAQPGFYSISQDLISQHQGCLGPGSGTPAVHFNLNGFCSVETVGSGGSQEEMAPYPSFSPPSSYQLIPEKQLSPVPSMPQHPFPSSAAGCFGSTGSLLETPYGTYTSALSQESRHRPESSCVLPSSPMGLSGDHPVLGGSLAPPCQPHPQAEALPDHPHASSGDFCL; encoded by the exons atGTACGCGGGTCGCAAGCGGAGGAAGCCAGTGCCCCGGGC GGTGCGGCCGGGGCCGGCCGAAGGCGGCACCTCCAACCCCTCCAAAAGGCACCGGGAGCGGCTGAACTGGGAGCTGGAGCGGCTGGCGGGGCTGCTGCCCTTCCCCGAGGAGGTGGTGGCCGGGCTGGACAAGCTGTCGGTCCTGCGGCTCAGCGCCGGCTACCTCCGCGCCAAGAGCTTCTTCAGCG TTGCTCTAAAGAATCATGGTGCCAAAGAAGCGGAGAGGGACGAAGACTGCGACAATGGACCAGCTCTGGACTCGGCAGCGGTACCAGAGGgtgagctgcttctgcag GCACTCAATGGCTTTGTGCTGGTGGTGACATCGGAAGGACTGATATTTTACTCCTCGCATACAATTCAGGACTATCTTGGATTTCACCAG aCAGATGTCATGCACCAGAGTGTCTTTGAGCTGATCCACACTGAGGACCAGCAGGAATTCAGACGCAACCTCCACTGGGCCCTCAACCCACCCCATGCTCCAGAGGGGGAGCCTTCTCCAGAAG TGGGGAAGAGTCTCAGCCCTTCTGCTGTTGCCTACAAGCCGGATCAGCTGCCCCCAGAAAACTCCTCCTTTCTGGAAAGGAGCTTTGTGTGCCGTTTTCGCTGCCTCCTGGATAATTCCTCCGGCTTCCTG gCTTTAAACCTTCAAGGCAGGCTGAAATTCCTTCATGGGCAGAACAAGAGGTCTGAAGATGGGTCTGCACTGCCACCCCAGCTGGCTCTCTTCGCTATCTCCACCCCCTTGCAGCCCCCGTCCATTCTGCAGATCCGAACCAAGAATATGATCTTCAGGACAAAGCACAAGCTGGACTTCACCCCCTTGGCGTGCGATGCCAA GGGGAAGATCGTTTTGGGCTACACCGAGGCAGAGCTGCGGATGTGTGGCACTGGCTACCAGTTTGTCCACGCTGCCGACATGCTGTACTGTGCCGAGAACCACGTCAGGA TGATGAAGACGGGCGAGAGCGGCCTGACGGTCTTCCGCTTGCTGACGAAGGAGAATCGCTGGAAGTGGGTGCAGGCCAATGCACGACTCGTCTACAAGAACGGCAAGCCCGAGTACATCATTGTCACACAGAGACCCCTTGT AgatgaagaaggaggagagcaCCTTCGGAAACGGTCCATGCATCTTCCCTTTACCTTTGCTACAGGAGAGGCGCTCTTATACCAAAGCGCTTACCCTCTCCCGGGCTTCCCTGACCCTTTCCAGAGCAAAGGGAAAACCAGCAAGTCCAAGAAGATCTCCCACAGCCATGGAGTGCGATCCCAGAAGAATGGTATTGACCCAAGTTCTCTGCTGGGTGCCGTGATGCGACAGGACAAGGCGGTGTATGCCTCCCATCCAGTTCCTGCACCTAACCActccttcagcagcagttttGTGGACCAACTCAAAGATGTGTCCTTGCTGGATGCAGGAAGAGATGCCTGGAGTATGGGCGCTGCTCCTGTTTCTTCAAGGGGGGACCAGCTCAAAGAGGAGCTGGTGGATTTGCAGCAGGAGGATCCTCTCTTGGCCACCCTGGACTCACTCTCAATTAAGAGTGATGAGAGCTGTTCCAACAACGAGCTCTTCAGTGCGCTGGAGGGCCTGGGGTTGAACGCTGAGGACCtggagctcctgctgctggatgAGAAAATGGTGCTGGTCAATATGGACCCTGACCACAACCAGTTCCTGAATAACTGCCTCACCAGCAACAAGATTCTCTCCTACATCCACACCACTCTGATGAACAAGCACGAGGGAGGACAACAGGTCTGTCCCCTGCCAGGTACATCCCCCAGCCCATGTGGAGACACCACTACGTGCCAGGACCACGCAGATTATGAGGACTCGCAGTACCTGCCCCAGCACATGGTGCAGCCCAGCGTTGCCCCGGGCCAGCTCCCTGCTCCGCTGTGGGAACAGCCCCTCCATGCTGTGCCGGGGCAGCCAACTCTGCTGCTGCCGGAGCCAGCCAAGGAGGAAGAGCTGTCCGATGGCTCACAGTGGAGgccagctggggaggagggtCTGCTCCACTTCCTCCAGCCAGCGCGGGGCACCCCATGGGACAAAGCGCCCGGCTTACGCCCAGGAGCCCCCGGCCCACAGGTGCCACCCAGGGCTCAGCAGCTGGAGGGTGACTTCCCAGCCATGCGTCCCACCCAAGAGGATGCTCGCCTGtccttctccctgcccagccAATGCCAGGGCTGTGTGGGACCACCCAGCCAGCCGAAACACCGTCACTTGCTGGTTAATGGGTTGTGTGGCCACAGCCCTGACTCTGCTCCACACgtccttcccagcagcagctccagcccatGGCAGGACTATGTTTCCCCACTCCTGGGGTCCCCAGCTCAGCCTGGTTTTTACAGCATCAGCCAAGACTTGATCTCCCAGCACCAGGGCTGCTTGGGTCCAGGGTCCGGCACACCAGCGGTACACTTTAACCTGAACGGATTTTGCAGCGTGGAAACTGTGGGCAGTGGGGGGTCCCAGGAAGAGATGGCTCCATACCCCagtttttcccccccctcctcatACCAGCTTATTCCTGAGAAGCAGCTGAGCCCTGTTCCCTCCATGCCCCAGCACCCTTTTCCAAGCTCGGCTGCAGGATGCTTTGGGAGCACTGGCAGCCTGCTGGAGACTCCCTATGGGACATACACCTCTGCATTGAGCCAGGAGAGCAGACACAGG CCTGAAAGCAGCTGTGTGTTGCCCAGCTCTCCCATGGGACTTTCTGGAGACCACCCAGTGCTGGGGGGGAGCCTGGCTCCCCCCTGCCAACCGCACCCCCAGGCAGAAGCACTTCCAGATCACCCTCATGCCTCCAGCGGTGACTTCTGTCTCTAG
- the LOC104325062 gene encoding aryl hydrocarbon receptor-like isoform X2, producing MHQSVFELIHTEDQQEFRRNLHWALNPPHAPEGEPSPEVGKSLSPSAVAYKPDQLPPENSSFLERSFVCRFRCLLDNSSGFLALNLQGRLKFLHGQNKRSEDGSALPPQLALFAISTPLQPPSILQIRTKNMIFRTKHKLDFTPLACDAKGKIVLGYTEAELRMCGTGYQFVHAADMLYCAENHVRMMKTGESGLTVFRLLTKENRWKWVQANARLVYKNGKPEYIIVTQRPLVDEEGGEHLRKRSMHLPFTFATGEALLYQSAYPLPGFPDPFQSKGKTSKSKKISHSHGVRSQKNGIDPSSLLGAVMRQDKAVYASHPVPAPNHSFSSSFVDQLKDVSLLDAGRDAWSMGAAPVSSRGDQLKEELVDLQQEDPLLATLDSLSIKSDESCSNNELFSALEGLGLNAEDLELLLLDEKMVLVNMDPDHNQFLNNCLTSNKILSYIHTTLMNKHEGGQQVCPLPGTSPSPCGDTTTCQDHADYEDSQYLPQHMVQPSVAPGQLPAPLWEQPLHAVPGQPTLLLPEPAKEEELSDGSQWRPAGEEGLLHFLQPARGTPWDKAPGLRPGAPGPQVPPRAQQLEGDFPAMRPTQEDARLSFSLPSQCQGCVGPPSQPKHRHLLVNGLCGHSPDSAPHVLPSSSSSPWQDYVSPLLGSPAQPGFYSISQDLISQHQGCLGPGSGTPAVHFNLNGFCSVETVGSGGSQEEMAPYPSFSPPSSYQLIPEKQLSPVPSMPQHPFPSSAAGCFGSTGSLLETPYGTYTSALSQESRHRPESSCVLPSSPMGLSGDHPVLGGSLAPPCQPHPQAEALPDHPHASSGDFCL from the exons ATGCACCAGAGTGTCTTTGAGCTGATCCACACTGAGGACCAGCAGGAATTCAGACGCAACCTCCACTGGGCCCTCAACCCACCCCATGCTCCAGAGGGGGAGCCTTCTCCAGAAG TGGGGAAGAGTCTCAGCCCTTCTGCTGTTGCCTACAAGCCGGATCAGCTGCCCCCAGAAAACTCCTCCTTTCTGGAAAGGAGCTTTGTGTGCCGTTTTCGCTGCCTCCTGGATAATTCCTCCGGCTTCCTG gCTTTAAACCTTCAAGGCAGGCTGAAATTCCTTCATGGGCAGAACAAGAGGTCTGAAGATGGGTCTGCACTGCCACCCCAGCTGGCTCTCTTCGCTATCTCCACCCCCTTGCAGCCCCCGTCCATTCTGCAGATCCGAACCAAGAATATGATCTTCAGGACAAAGCACAAGCTGGACTTCACCCCCTTGGCGTGCGATGCCAA GGGGAAGATCGTTTTGGGCTACACCGAGGCAGAGCTGCGGATGTGTGGCACTGGCTACCAGTTTGTCCACGCTGCCGACATGCTGTACTGTGCCGAGAACCACGTCAGGA TGATGAAGACGGGCGAGAGCGGCCTGACGGTCTTCCGCTTGCTGACGAAGGAGAATCGCTGGAAGTGGGTGCAGGCCAATGCACGACTCGTCTACAAGAACGGCAAGCCCGAGTACATCATTGTCACACAGAGACCCCTTGT AgatgaagaaggaggagagcaCCTTCGGAAACGGTCCATGCATCTTCCCTTTACCTTTGCTACAGGAGAGGCGCTCTTATACCAAAGCGCTTACCCTCTCCCGGGCTTCCCTGACCCTTTCCAGAGCAAAGGGAAAACCAGCAAGTCCAAGAAGATCTCCCACAGCCATGGAGTGCGATCCCAGAAGAATGGTATTGACCCAAGTTCTCTGCTGGGTGCCGTGATGCGACAGGACAAGGCGGTGTATGCCTCCCATCCAGTTCCTGCACCTAACCActccttcagcagcagttttGTGGACCAACTCAAAGATGTGTCCTTGCTGGATGCAGGAAGAGATGCCTGGAGTATGGGCGCTGCTCCTGTTTCTTCAAGGGGGGACCAGCTCAAAGAGGAGCTGGTGGATTTGCAGCAGGAGGATCCTCTCTTGGCCACCCTGGACTCACTCTCAATTAAGAGTGATGAGAGCTGTTCCAACAACGAGCTCTTCAGTGCGCTGGAGGGCCTGGGGTTGAACGCTGAGGACCtggagctcctgctgctggatgAGAAAATGGTGCTGGTCAATATGGACCCTGACCACAACCAGTTCCTGAATAACTGCCTCACCAGCAACAAGATTCTCTCCTACATCCACACCACTCTGATGAACAAGCACGAGGGAGGACAACAGGTCTGTCCCCTGCCAGGTACATCCCCCAGCCCATGTGGAGACACCACTACGTGCCAGGACCACGCAGATTATGAGGACTCGCAGTACCTGCCCCAGCACATGGTGCAGCCCAGCGTTGCCCCGGGCCAGCTCCCTGCTCCGCTGTGGGAACAGCCCCTCCATGCTGTGCCGGGGCAGCCAACTCTGCTGCTGCCGGAGCCAGCCAAGGAGGAAGAGCTGTCCGATGGCTCACAGTGGAGgccagctggggaggagggtCTGCTCCACTTCCTCCAGCCAGCGCGGGGCACCCCATGGGACAAAGCGCCCGGCTTACGCCCAGGAGCCCCCGGCCCACAGGTGCCACCCAGGGCTCAGCAGCTGGAGGGTGACTTCCCAGCCATGCGTCCCACCCAAGAGGATGCTCGCCTGtccttctccctgcccagccAATGCCAGGGCTGTGTGGGACCACCCAGCCAGCCGAAACACCGTCACTTGCTGGTTAATGGGTTGTGTGGCCACAGCCCTGACTCTGCTCCACACgtccttcccagcagcagctccagcccatGGCAGGACTATGTTTCCCCACTCCTGGGGTCCCCAGCTCAGCCTGGTTTTTACAGCATCAGCCAAGACTTGATCTCCCAGCACCAGGGCTGCTTGGGTCCAGGGTCCGGCACACCAGCGGTACACTTTAACCTGAACGGATTTTGCAGCGTGGAAACTGTGGGCAGTGGGGGGTCCCAGGAAGAGATGGCTCCATACCCCagtttttcccccccctcctcatACCAGCTTATTCCTGAGAAGCAGCTGAGCCCTGTTCCCTCCATGCCCCAGCACCCTTTTCCAAGCTCGGCTGCAGGATGCTTTGGGAGCACTGGCAGCCTGCTGGAGACTCCCTATGGGACATACACCTCTGCATTGAGCCAGGAGAGCAGACACAGG CCTGAAAGCAGCTGTGTGTTGCCCAGCTCTCCCATGGGACTTTCTGGAGACCACCCAGTGCTGGGGGGGAGCCTGGCTCCCCCCTGCCAACCGCACCCCCAGGCAGAAGCACTTCCAGATCACCCTCATGCCTCCAGCGGTGACTTCTGTCTCTAG